ATGATAATTGGTTATCAGGTGATTTTGGTTTTGATAGTGATAGCGATCGCACTATTGAAACTCAAGGACAATTACTCACACTTAGGCTATTGCGTGAAGCTATTCAGGCACAAAATCCAGGCGATCGAGTCATGGCGGATTTTGCCGAGTATGTTTTACCCAATCTCTTGCGGATAGCAATTGGTGTGACTGCTAAAGGTGGTAAATTCTTTGATGAAATTGACCAAAAACGAGAAGCGGAAGGTAAAACTAAAGTTAGGCGAGATAACGCTGCCGATCAATCGCTAAATACACACTTACTTAATGGTTTATTTCCTGCAAATTTAATTGAAAAGCGGTTAGAAAATCTTGATACAACTATCCGGCGGGTAGTACGAGAACGAGAACGACGCTTAGTAATTGCTGGTTTCATTTTACATGACTTTGAAAAATTTCCTGATGTCCCAGAAAATTGCCGCAAGTTACCGTTAGCAGAACATCGCCAAATTATTGATCAAAAAATCAGACAGTTAGGACTTGATAGCTTTATAAATCCAGATAATCCAGAAGATTACAAAGAGTATTTAGATGACTTATTGTGCATGGCTTACAATGCACAGCGCCGCTGGGATACTAACTGGAATTTTTCTGAATTTGGGTTAAATCCCGTTCTCAAAGACCGTACAATTCGTAGTTTATCAGATTTAACTTGTTTGGCTGATTCTCTCGCCTCAATTATTAAACATCCGCAAGATGCAGAAAATTCCAGACTGCAAGAAATTATTCATAATCTTAGTGATGGGCAATTAAAATTTACTTATCACAGTATTGCTGAAAATAGGGGTGTTTTAACCAATGTTGTGAATAATGCTGTAATTCAAGCTTATACTAGCCTCAATAGCGATGAGAATACATACTATGAACCTTTACTATATCTGCCAACAGGCGTGATTTACTTAGCTGCGCGTAATGCTCCTCCTATCTCAGCAAAAGATTTACCAGACCTTGTAGTTAACAATATTAAATCCCTTTGTGCAGGACAATTAAAACTGAGGCAAACAGGTTTTGGTAGAGATGGTAAAGGCATGAAATATGCCGAATATTACAACTTATTTTTTGATTCTCCAAGCTTAATGCAAGTGGCTTTAGATGCAACGTTACGCATTTTAAGTTCTAATAAAGCATCTGTTGCCAAAAGTCGCAGTGAAAATTTAGTCAAGTTTCAAAAACAAGGAGTTTTACCTGCTGAATTTGATTTTAATTTTGCTGATGATATCCGTATTGATCAAATAGCAGAATTTGGTGATTTAGTAAGTCGCAAGATTTGGGATGAAACCGTTAATGGTATTGAAGCAATTCGCAAAAAAGATAAAAAATTACCAGAAATACCTGCTCTTGATTTAACTCATAAGGTAGCTAAATTCTGGAATTTAGCAAAATATCTCCCTCAGATTCGCCACATTCAGTGCATTAATGAAAGTCTGAAAGAAAACAAGTTAAAAGGTAATACTGGTGGAGTACCTTATGAATGGTACTATCTCGCAGCTAAGTATCTCGAAGAACATCCAGGTATTGAAGATGTACGAGAAACTTGCAAGCAAGTTATTGACTACTTGACAGATTTAATCTCTCCAATACTGGGACAGTATAAATTACCTGATGGTTGGGACGATTTAAGACAATGGGTATCAAGAGTTGTCATGTTACCAACTACAAATCAACAACCATCATCTCAAAATCAAACTGAGAATTTTCTTAATGAGTTAAATAACTACAATGCTGCTAAAAAACCAGGAAGAGGGAGACAATTAATTTGTTCAATTTCTCACTCTGCTTACACAGTGACTGAGCAGATGGAATCAGCAGTTTTGTTTACACCGCAAGTTTATACCAACAAACAAATGTTGGGTGGTTCTAATGCCAAGCGCAATATTTCTAGCATTGCAGGTGTAGAAATGATGCTGAGGCAAATTTTGATGAATCAAACTCAAGCAGTAGGTAAAAGATTTGAAGATGGTAAATATCGCTATCTCTACTTTTATCCGACTTATTACTTCACACCAGAAACTAATAAGTTTTTGCAGACAGCTTACAGTGGAATTGCTCAAACTCGCTTTGATACTACCGTCCGCAATCATTTCATCACTAAAGACTTACAGGCACATTTAGATAAGGAAAATTATCAAAGTGTGGATACTTTCTTAATAGATGAAAATCTAGATACTGAAAAAGACCGTACATTTAAGCTTTCTTATCCTGAAGATCAGCCTTTAACATTTTACTTCATGGCGCTACCACCAGGGCGAGACAGCACTGATACAGAATCTTGGGTAATGCCTAGCTGGTTAGCGTTTGCTTTTCCGATGATTTTAGATGTTAAAACAGTGGTTTCTGAGTCGCCAATTCCACCTTTTAATGATGGTGCGGAATTTGAAGAAAGCGTTTTTCTTGACAGTGCGCCTCATGCCTTTCGCGCTTTGGTAAGAAGAGACAGGTTTCGTTTAGACTACATCCTTGAAGGTTGGAATGAAAACGGTACTCAATATCCAGCACCCTTAAATGTCTTAACTGCTGCTTACGCCATTCACTTAGATGTGAATGCGCGACAAGGAAAGTCTGGTTACGATGCCAACTGGGGAAGATTTACGGAACTAGCAAAGGACTTTGAAACTAGTCCGCTTTACGTCTTTTCTTATCTCAATCGTTGGGTGCGTAACCAGGGAGTAGAAACAGCCAGAATTGAAAAAATTCGGCTTTATACCTATCATTTTTATCCTTGTTTTGACCCTTATGCAAAATTTGACCATACCAATGAGGAATTAATTGTGGGAGAAGAATCAAGTCTCAATCATCCGAAGAAATTAACAGAGCTTTATCGCCGCTTTTATAGAGCGAATAAGCGTTATAATCCCAAATCTAATGCAGTTTTGAAACCGATTGATATTGCGGCTGAAACTATACTCAAAGCTGAGTTAAGCGTGTTTAATGGAGAAACATTAGTTGCGGCTGTTGCAGCAGAAGTTTTTAAACTCATGGATCGCGTTCATTCTTCTACTGCTGAAGGGCGCTGGGTAATGAGTAAACGGGAGGAAGAACGACAAGCAGTTCTAGATTTTGCACGGTATTTTGTAGTGGAAGTATTTGAGAAATCATTTGCAGGCGATCGCGCTCGTTTGGCAGGGCGTCAACTCAACTTAATTCGAGATACTTGTGAGTTCCTATATCGCCTGGAAGATGATAAAGAAAACGCAGTCAAAGATGAAAAATCTACTGAACCAGACAATGAAAATGAGTAGATATAAATCCTTTTTCATTTAGAAACGTCAACAATTAGCAAATTATTCTTTGGAGACTTAACTATGTCATTTCTAAAAACCATTGATTCCAAATTATTTCAAGTTGAAATTCCCTACAAGCCGATGGGGAAATATGTCCATTTTTTAACTATTCGCATTACCGAATCTTATCCTTTATTTCAAACAGATGGAGAACTTAATAAAGCACGGGTAAGAGCCGGAGTAAAAGATAAAACTACTATTAGCCGTCTGTCAATGTTCAAGCGTAAGCAGTCTACACCAGAGCGTTTAGTTGGGCGTGAATTACTACGTAACTATGGCTTGATGACTGCTGAAGAATGCCAATATAACGTAAATTTTGCAATGGATAATCCTGATTGTATTATTTACGGATTTGCTATTGGTGACTCTGGTTCTGAAAAATCAAAAGTAGTAGTAGACACGGCATTTTCAATTACAGCTTTTGATGAGTCTCACGAAACTTTTACTCTCAATGCTCCTTTTGAAAATGGTACAATGGCTTCTAAGGGTGAAAATGGTTCAAAACCTGGTGAAGTTACTAGTCGAATTAATCAGCAAGACCACATCATACCTCAAGTTTTCTTCCCTAGTATTGTCACGCTAAAAGACCCTACTGAGGCTAGTTTTCTTTACGTTTTTAATAATATCTTACGAACTCGCCATTACGGAGCACAAACAACTCGTACAGGTCGTGTTAGAAATGAGTTAATTGGTGTTGTATTTGCAGATGGAGAAATTACGAGTAATCTGCGATGGACTCAAGCAATATACGACCAGATGAAGGTTAATAATACTTTAAATCCACCAGATCCTCTGGATGAAGATGATGTAATTACTGCTGCTAAAAGTGCGGTTGAGGTATTGATGGCTGATGAATTTATCGTTCATACTGACTTCATTGGTGATGCTTTTACACCTCTGCTTAATGAAGTTAAGACTCTCACAGGAAGCGAGAAAGGAATTCAAGCAATTTTGCAAAAAGCTGATGCTGAAGCTAAAGCTTATGCCAATAAACATATCAGTAAGAAGAAAACTGCTGCCAAAGCGGGGTAATAGTAATGGCAATTATTTACCGCTGTCAATTAGAACTACACGACAGCCTCTATTACGCAACTCGTGAAATAGGGCGATTGTATGAAACAGAACCAATCATTCACAATTACGCCCTCTGTTATGCACTAGGATTAGTTGATAGTGAAAAATATTCAACAACTGTCCCTGAAGAACATTCCTACCGCTACTTTTGCCCTGAACAAGTGCCAAAATATGAAGAACATTTAACGCGCCTTAATCAACAGGCTATTTACGTTACTCCGGCGCGATCGCTTAATCATTCTGCCATTCTCAACACCTGGAAGTATGCCAATAACAACTATCACGTTGAGATGGAGAAAACCCAAAAGAATATTCCTAGCTTTGGCAGAGCAAAAGAAATTGCGCCAGAAAGTCAATTTGAATTTTTTGTGATTGCTCAAAAGCAACTTAAACTACCAAAATGGATTCGCCTGGGAAAATGGATGAGCAAAGCTGAAGTGACGGTTGAACAATTGCCATCACCTAAAATCCAAGAAGATGTATTTACTTGCCATCATCCCTTAAATCCTTTAGATGTGATGTTCACTAATCGAGTTATAAGTTACGACGTGGTAAATATGCCTCCAGTTAGCCTCATCCAAAATGTAAAAATGCAAGGAAAATACTACCAATTTGATAGTATTAAAGACTTGAGAATTCCAGCGCAAATGGAATATCGTTTTCGCAGTTAATCACTATTAGACGATCGCTCCTCCCATCCAACGTGAAACACTACCAACTACAACCCAACGCCTTCCCCAGCAACTATCTCAACGACTTATGGGGAGAAATCCAGGCTTGTCCTTACTTTACTATCAACAACCTCAACCGCGATTTTGTCGGTACTAAGGGATTTTCTGTGGTGTTTGTGCGATCGCATCTTCCACAAGTAGTACAGCAGTTCCCATACTTCAAGCCTTATCTAGACTTGGCTCTCCAGGCAAATTGTAATGCTTTTTACCTCAATCCTTTACTGCTCAAAGAAGGCTCCCGCGTCGATCCGCATATTGATCGCTCTTTGCGATCATACTGCAAAACCATTGAACCACCTGCTGTAGTTAGTGTTCTCTATGTTCGCGTACCACCGGATATGGAGGGAGGAGAACTAGTACTGCGATCGCCCAAACGTCAACTGGGGCAAATTAAGCCTCAAGTAAATACTTTACTGTACTTTCAGGGTGATTTAACCCATTCTGTCAACGCTGTCAAAACCCCAGGAAATCGTTTGAGCTTGGTTTGTGAACAGTATAGTTTGAGCGAAGCTGAACTCCAAGAAATTCCTGTGTTTACTGTCGAATCAAGAAGCTCTCAGTCTCCAAAAAAGAAACAAAAGTATGCCCCATAGCCTCATCCTCAACCTCACTCCCCAATCTCCCATCTACCCTGAATTTCTCAGTGGCAGACATTTCCACGCCCTTTTTCTCACCCTCGTCAGTTCCGTCGATCCAACTTTGGGAGATTACCTGCACTCTTCAAAAGCCGATAAAGCATTCACCCTTTCGCCTTTGCAAGTATTGAGGGAACAGGGTAGGAAAAAATTTCAGACATTGCAATGGGAACATCAAAAACCTATCCTCGCAGGTACTTCCTGCTGGTGGCGCATCTCCCTACTCGATGACACTTTGTTTAGCAAGCTAACTTCACTGTGGCTAAATCTCAACCCTAAGCACCCTTGGCATTTGGGTTCGGCAAATTTATACATTACTAGCATTCAAGGCACGCCGCAATCAACGCAACCTTGGGCAAATGCTTGTACTTACGCTCAATTATATGAGCAAGCATCAGGGAGCGATCGCACTCTTGACTTTACCTTTGCAACACCAGTAGCCTTTCGTCAAGGTGGATACGATACTGCTCTTCCCAGCAAAGAATCTGTTTTCAACAGTCTTCTTAGCCGTTGGAATAAATATAGTGGGATTGAATTTACCAACATTTCCTTTGAATCAATTTATCCCAGTTTTTTTAACATTAATACAGAAAGTATTAGTAACTATGACAGTAAATTTATAGGTTGCGTGGGTGAAATTAGCTATCGCATTTTAGGTGATGTTGAACCGCTAGTAATTAAGCAAATTAATGCTTTAGCTGACTTTGCTTTGTATGCAGGAGTGGGACGGAAAACAACAATGGGTATGGGGATGCTGAGAAGGGGATAATTTCACCACAAATAGGTAATTTATTAGAGCTTGCACTTCGCCCTTAAAACGCCTGGAACTTAAGTTCCAGACTTATAGTTAAAGTCCGTTAAAACGGACTCAAAAAGTGATTGAGTCAGCTTTAGCTAACTTGAGCTTTTAGCCAAGAAATTTATTTCTTGGCGGGCAAGAACGTAGATAAAGAATATGAGGAACGGTGAATATTTTGCTGGCTGTAACTTGTTTTTTATCTCTCATCACACAAATCAGCAATATGCTTACTTCACTTCGCAATAAAATCTTAGGTACGCAATGAAAAATCAAATAACTTCAGTCTCTTCAGTATCCTTAGCTGACTACATTCCTATTGCAGCATTAAACCAATATACCTATTGCCCGCACCGCTGTTGGCGAATGTTTTGTGCAGGAGAATTTATTCATAACCAATACACGATTGAAGGTACGAGTTTACACGATCGCGTCCACACAGTTGGAGAAGGAAATCGAGAAGAAATTTGGCAAATAAGGGCAATTTGGCTGAAATCTGAACAATACAAACTCATTGGGAAAGCGGATTTAATCGAAGCCGAAAAGGACGAATGGTATCCAGTTGAATATAAACGGGGACGAAAAGGCGAATGGGATAACGATGAACTACAAGTCTGCGCTCAAGCGTTGTGTTTGGAAGAAATGACAGGGCAAAGTGTTAGCAGTGGCTATATCTACTACGCACACTCGCACCAACGCCAGTTAGTCGAAATTACTGATGAACTGCGTCAAAGCGCGATCGCTACCATCGAAGCCGTTCAAACACTGCTATTTACAGGTGCGATGCCAAAACCTGTCAAAACCAAACGCTGTGACGGATGCAGTCTTTACTCATCATGTTTGCCCCAAGCTGGTGAGAAACTAGGGCGCTATCAAGAAGCCAGCTAATTTGAAATTTTGATAACTGATAACTGTTAACTGATAACTGATTTTGTTGCAATTATGGGTACAGTTTACATTACTCAAGAAGATGCTTTTATCGGTAAAATTGATGAACGTCTCAACGTCAAATTTGATAAAAAGACAATTTTAGATGTGCCGTTAATTAAAGTAGATGGTGTTGTAGTTTTAGGACGTGCTACGATTTCACCTGCGACAATTTCTGAACTACTTGAGCGCCACATCCCTCTGACTTTTCTCACAGAAAATGGTCGTTATTTGGGGCGATTAGAACCAGAAGTAACTAAAAATATTTTTGTACGTAAGGCACAATGGCAAGCAGCTGGTGAGTCAGTCCAAGCCATTCACGTAGTTCAAGCATTTGTACGCGGTAAACTGAAAAACTATCGAAACAGCCTTATCCGCCGTCAGCGTGAATGTTCAGATTTAGATTTATCAGAAAATGTCACGCGTATAGAACAAGCAATTGCACCTATTGACACAACTCAAAGTATTAATTCACTTCGTGGTTTAGAAGGTACGGGTAGTGCAGCTTATTTTGGCTGCTTCAACCAACTCATTCGCGCAAAAGAATTTACTTTTAACAGCCGCATCCGTCGCCCACCAACTGATCCAGTTAATTCCTTACTCAGCTTTGGCTATTCCTTATTGCGGCATGACGTTCAAGGTGCTGTTAATATTGTTGGTTTTGATCCATATTTAGGATACTTGCACTGCGATCGCTATGGTAGACCATCATTGGCATTGGATGTGATGGAAGAGTTTCGTCCCCTCGTAGTAGATGCAGTGGTTTTATCTGCATTAAATAAGGGGCTTTTGACATCTACAGATTTTGTCACAGAACCATTAAGCGGTGCCGTTTCCCTCACTCCAGAAGGACGAAAAACATTCTTGCGCTTATACGCACAGAAAAAGCAATCTGAATTCAAGCATCCGGTAATAGGACGTAAATGTACTTACCAAGAAGCGTTTGAACTGCAAGCGCGGTTACTAGCAAAATATTTGATGGGCGAAACCGAGAAATATCCGCCGTTGGTTTTGAAGTAGAAGAAGGCAGCTATGCTGACGGCAGGAGGCAGAAGGGATAAATAGGGACTAGGGAACAGAGAAGGGAAACTGATAACTGATAACTGGTAACTGCACCCGACACCCAATCAAGTTATTTCCACAGTGATGTAGTGAAGTGAAAAATATTAATGAATATTGTTGTGTCCTACGATATTTCTGAAGACAAGCGCCGCACAAAAATCCACAAAGTTCTCAAGTCGTATGGGCAGTGGGTGCAGTATAGCGTCTTTGAGTGCCAGCTTAATGATACTCAATATGCAAAATTGCGATCGCGCCTCAACAAGTTAATTAAACCTGATACTGATAGTATTCGCTTTTACTTTATGTGCGCCTGCTGTTTTGGTAAAGTCGAACGTATCGGTGGTGAACAACCCCGCGATGAAAATATTTTCTTTGCCGAATGCGCGGATGGGTAGGTGTTGGAAAATCAGTTAAGGGAAAAATGGCTGAATGTCTCACTGCACAAGGTTTTAGAGGAATATTTGCTACCAAACCATCCGCGCTCCTTATCTAGACTGGGTTTCAGCCATTTACACCCTACTCAATTCAAAATTCTTATGCTATGATTTCTCCATCCGCGCCTCGGAACCTTGAAAACCTAATATTGATTGACTTTTGGGCTACCGCCGTTGAAATTTCTCTTACTCCCTATTAGGGATTGAAACCCTGACCTACCTACCCCTATCAACCTCAAGGATTTAGTTGAAATTTCTCTTACTCCCTATTAGGGATTGAAACCGCCATAGATGCTTTCAATGCAGGGCTAGGGAATACCGTTGAAATTTCTCTTACTCCCTATTAGGGATTGAAACCTCTTTGTACGGGCCAAGAAATACAGGAATCAGGGGTTGAAATTTCTCTTACTCCCTATTAGGGATTGAAACGATCTATCTCTCTTCTGACCTCATTATCTATCTCATGTTGAAATTTCTCTTACTCCCTATTAGGGATTGAAACCTCCTGCTGAGAGTGAGGATTGGTTGGTGTTGTTCGAGTTGAAATTTCTCTTACTCCCTATTAGGGATTGAAACCAGATGTTAGAACTTTCACTAACTCCTTAAAAAGTAAGTTGAAATTTCTCTTACTCCCTATTAGGGATTGAAACAACCTATTTTCTATTCTAATTCTGTGAATATCTTGTGGTTGAAATTTCTCTTACTCCCTATTAGGGATTGAAACTTAAAGGGGTAGCCATAAATATTCCACTAGTTTAGTTGAAATTTCTCTTACTCCCTATTAGGGATTGAAACGATGGACAAGGCGTCCTATTTAGTCGCATCAAGCAGTTGAAATTTCTCTTACTCCCTATTAGGGATTGAAACGGACAAGGCACCAGTGATTACTGAAGAGTTCCCAGCGGTTGAAATTTCTCTTACTCCCTATTAGGGATTGAAACTACGAGGGATTATTTGAACAAACTGCTGAGGAGAGTTGAAATTTCTCTTACTCCCTATTAGGGATTGAAACTTGCCATGACCGAGTGGATATCCGTAGATTCCTCGTTGAAATTTCTCTTACTCCCTATTAGGGATTGAAACGCGTTCAGTGTCGTTGCCTTTACCCTGGCGATACTGTTGAAATTTCTCTTACTCCCTATTAGGGATTGAAACAACAGATTTTTGACGTGCCAGCATTCAAAATGGGGGTTGAAATTTCTCTTACTCCCTATTAGGGATTGAAACGTCGCCAATTCTATAGACACTTTCCTAGCCCAAGTTGAAATTTCTCTTACTCCCTATTAGGGATTGAAACTAGGCCGATTTCTAGGCAATCCAAAGTCCATGTCCCTATGGTTGAAATTTCTCTTACTCCCTATTAGGGATTGAAACTGTGATTCTTGCCAATATTCCCATGATTTAGGTTGAAATTTCTCTTACTCCCTATTAGGGATTGAAACTCTGCCCAGGTATTATCGCCAACTGGGCAAGTTTTGGGGTTGAAATTTCTCTTACTCCCTATTAGGGATTGAAACACCCCTTGGGGGGGTGCTTGAGTAAAAATTTTAGGTTGAAATTTCTCTTACTCCCTATTAGGGATTGAAACATCGACTCAAAGGCGTAAAATTTGGGAGTTTACACAAGTTGAAATTTCTCTTACTCCCTATTAGGGATTGAAACGTAGCATTATCAAAAACCACATCTAATGGTGGATGTTGAAATTTCTCTTACTCCCTATTAGGGATTGAAACTATAAGAGGTATGTTGCAGCAAAGAAGTATAGACAGTTGAAATTTCTCTTACTCCCTATTAGGGATTGAAACGCCAATTCAATTGAATCTTACATAGCAGCTGAAAGTTGAAATTTCTCTTACTCCCTATTAGGGATTGAAACAAAGTCTAAACCAAGGACTCCAACAAACTCAAATAGTTGAAATTTCTCTTACTCCCTATTAGGGATTGAAACTCCCAAATCTCAATCATTATTATTTCAAACACCTTCGCCTGAAGATACATCCGCTTTGCAGCACCGCGATAGTGTGTGTTCCACATTTGTTGCGCTAGCGATCGCATTGCTGGAGTCAATATGGGGCAAAATGAGGGGTTCCAGTCTTGTTCTTTATAGAGTTGTTTCTGAAGCTCGTTACTATAATGCCCATCCTCTAGAAAAAACGATTCTAGCAGTAGCGGTTCAATATCCACATTTACAATAGTTAAACGATCTCCAGCGCGATGTTTCCCAGAACAGGCAGGCAAATACCGCTACCTGAAAAATAACTATGTGTTCCTCCTATAACACGAGGATGAACATCGTCAAAATAAGTCACGCCTGATAGGAAAATCATGAACTGAATCGGATGATCGTGAGCGGGCATTTTCACGATTAAATCCTAATGAAATTCCCAATCATAATAAACCCAACCACACCCCAAGCGATAGATTCATAATGCGATTGTAGCCCCATCCCAAGATTTTCGGCACTCTCTCAAGCTCCTCAAAACCATCAAGTACGAGATTTTCAACCTGGAGTTTGGGAGCCTGTTGGTACAGTTCGTCAAAGTCAGATATGCTGAGGGTGAGTGTCATTGTGGGGCTAACTAAGTGCAAGTTTTGATCAATAAAATTACCACTAAGTCATGATGCACTTCAACTCAGGCGAGGACACTCTATATCAAATTAGATTAAGCGATTGTAATAATTTTTACTATTTCTGTGGCTAAGTCTGTAGGTTCTACAGGCTTACTCAGGTAAGATTGAAAACCAGATTTGAGAGCAAAGTTGCGATCCTCTTCTGTACACATCGCCGTGATGGCAATAGCTGGAATTGTCCCCAAAGGAGAATTAAGA
This Chlorogloeopsis sp. ULAP01 DNA region includes the following protein-coding sequences:
- the cas4 gene encoding CRISPR-associated protein Cas4, which codes for MKNQITSVSSVSLADYIPIAALNQYTYCPHRCWRMFCAGEFIHNQYTIEGTSLHDRVHTVGEGNREEIWQIRAIWLKSEQYKLIGKADLIEAEKDEWYPVEYKRGRKGEWDNDELQVCAQALCLEEMTGQSVSSGYIYYAHSHQRQLVEITDELRQSAIATIEAVQTLLFTGAMPKPVKTKRCDGCSLYSSCLPQAGEKLGRYQEAS
- a CDS encoding 2OG-Fe(II) oxygenase gives rise to the protein MKHYQLQPNAFPSNYLNDLWGEIQACPYFTINNLNRDFVGTKGFSVVFVRSHLPQVVQQFPYFKPYLDLALQANCNAFYLNPLLLKEGSRVDPHIDRSLRSYCKTIEPPAVVSVLYVRVPPDMEGGELVLRSPKRQLGQIKPQVNTLLYFQGDLTHSVNAVKTPGNRLSLVCEQYSLSEAELQEIPVFTVESRSSQSPKKKQKYAP
- the cas5d gene encoding type I-D CRISPR-associated protein Cas5/Csc1, which translates into the protein MAIIYRCQLELHDSLYYATREIGRLYETEPIIHNYALCYALGLVDSEKYSTTVPEEHSYRYFCPEQVPKYEEHLTRLNQQAIYVTPARSLNHSAILNTWKYANNNYHVEMEKTQKNIPSFGRAKEIAPESQFEFFVIAQKQLKLPKWIRLGKWMSKAEVTVEQLPSPKIQEDVFTCHHPLNPLDVMFTNRVISYDVVNMPPVSLIQNVKMQGKYYQFDSIKDLRIPAQMEYRFRS
- the cas6 gene encoding CRISPR-associated endoribonuclease Cas6; protein product: MPHSLILNLTPQSPIYPEFLSGRHFHALFLTLVSSVDPTLGDYLHSSKADKAFTLSPLQVLREQGRKKFQTLQWEHQKPILAGTSCWWRISLLDDTLFSKLTSLWLNLNPKHPWHLGSANLYITSIQGTPQSTQPWANACTYAQLYEQASGSDRTLDFTFATPVAFRQGGYDTALPSKESVFNSLLSRWNKYSGIEFTNISFESIYPSFFNINTESISNYDSKFIGCVGEISYRILGDVEPLVIKQINALADFALYAGVGRKTTMGMGMLRRG
- the cas1d gene encoding type I-D CRISPR-associated endonuclease Cas1d: MGTVYITQEDAFIGKIDERLNVKFDKKTILDVPLIKVDGVVVLGRATISPATISELLERHIPLTFLTENGRYLGRLEPEVTKNIFVRKAQWQAAGESVQAIHVVQAFVRGKLKNYRNSLIRRQRECSDLDLSENVTRIEQAIAPIDTTQSINSLRGLEGTGSAAYFGCFNQLIRAKEFTFNSRIRRPPTDPVNSLLSFGYSLLRHDVQGAVNIVGFDPYLGYLHCDRYGRPSLALDVMEEFRPLVVDAVVLSALNKGLLTSTDFVTEPLSGAVSLTPEGRKTFLRLYAQKKQSEFKHPVIGRKCTYQEAFELQARLLAKYLMGETEKYPPLVLK
- the cas7d gene encoding type I-D CRISPR-associated protein Cas7/Csc2; this translates as MSFLKTIDSKLFQVEIPYKPMGKYVHFLTIRITESYPLFQTDGELNKARVRAGVKDKTTISRLSMFKRKQSTPERLVGRELLRNYGLMTAEECQYNVNFAMDNPDCIIYGFAIGDSGSEKSKVVVDTAFSITAFDESHETFTLNAPFENGTMASKGENGSKPGEVTSRINQQDHIIPQVFFPSIVTLKDPTEASFLYVFNNILRTRHYGAQTTRTGRVRNELIGVVFADGEITSNLRWTQAIYDQMKVNNTLNPPDPLDEDDVITAAKSAVEVLMADEFIVHTDFIGDAFTPLLNEVKTLTGSEKGIQAILQKADAEAKAYANKHISKKKTAAKAG
- the cas10d gene encoding type I-D CRISPR-associated protein Cas10d/Csc3 encodes the protein MTNDDDNWLSGDFGFDSDSDRTIETQGQLLTLRLLREAIQAQNPGDRVMADFAEYVLPNLLRIAIGVTAKGGKFFDEIDQKREAEGKTKVRRDNAADQSLNTHLLNGLFPANLIEKRLENLDTTIRRVVRERERRLVIAGFILHDFEKFPDVPENCRKLPLAEHRQIIDQKIRQLGLDSFINPDNPEDYKEYLDDLLCMAYNAQRRWDTNWNFSEFGLNPVLKDRTIRSLSDLTCLADSLASIIKHPQDAENSRLQEIIHNLSDGQLKFTYHSIAENRGVLTNVVNNAVIQAYTSLNSDENTYYEPLLYLPTGVIYLAARNAPPISAKDLPDLVVNNIKSLCAGQLKLRQTGFGRDGKGMKYAEYYNLFFDSPSLMQVALDATLRILSSNKASVAKSRSENLVKFQKQGVLPAEFDFNFADDIRIDQIAEFGDLVSRKIWDETVNGIEAIRKKDKKLPEIPALDLTHKVAKFWNLAKYLPQIRHIQCINESLKENKLKGNTGGVPYEWYYLAAKYLEEHPGIEDVRETCKQVIDYLTDLISPILGQYKLPDGWDDLRQWVSRVVMLPTTNQQPSSQNQTENFLNELNNYNAAKKPGRGRQLICSISHSAYTVTEQMESAVLFTPQVYTNKQMLGGSNAKRNISSIAGVEMMLRQILMNQTQAVGKRFEDGKYRYLYFYPTYYFTPETNKFLQTAYSGIAQTRFDTTVRNHFITKDLQAHLDKENYQSVDTFLIDENLDTEKDRTFKLSYPEDQPLTFYFMALPPGRDSTDTESWVMPSWLAFAFPMILDVKTVVSESPIPPFNDGAEFEESVFLDSAPHAFRALVRRDRFRLDYILEGWNENGTQYPAPLNVLTAAYAIHLDVNARQGKSGYDANWGRFTELAKDFETSPLYVFSYLNRWVRNQGVETARIEKIRLYTYHFYPCFDPYAKFDHTNEELIVGEESSLNHPKKLTELYRRFYRANKRYNPKSNAVLKPIDIAAETILKAELSVFNGETLVAAVAAEVFKLMDRVHSSTAEGRWVMSKREEERQAVLDFARYFVVEVFEKSFAGDRARLAGRQLNLIRDTCEFLYRLEDDKENAVKDEKSTEPDNENE
- the cas2 gene encoding CRISPR-associated endonuclease Cas2 yields the protein MNIVVSYDISEDKRRTKIHKVLKSYGQWVQYSVFECQLNDTQYAKLRSRLNKLIKPDTDSIRFYFMCACCFGKVERIGGEQPRDENIFFAECADG